One region of Skermanella mucosa genomic DNA includes:
- a CDS encoding ankyrin repeat domain-containing protein, whose translation MKKILAACLLALAFALPAPAGAQTVLFQAPPIIKAAVENNYETMRSLLVKGTSANTADGNGKTPLIYAVAASNADMVHLLLENKANPNQADKSGNGPLFWAAGQGDPAVIDLLVKGGARIDQENRQGATPLMEAARTGKLEAVQRLLAAGATVDQADFTGRSALDWAQDGRSQRVIAALRQAGAR comes from the coding sequence ATGAAGAAGATACTGGCCGCGTGCCTGCTCGCTCTCGCTTTCGCGTTGCCCGCCCCGGCGGGTGCGCAGACCGTGCTGTTCCAGGCGCCGCCGATCATCAAGGCGGCGGTCGAGAACAACTACGAGACCATGCGCTCGCTGCTGGTCAAGGGCACCAGCGCCAACACCGCCGACGGCAACGGCAAGACCCCGCTGATCTACGCGGTGGCGGCATCCAACGCCGACATGGTCCATCTCCTGCTGGAGAACAAGGCTAATCCCAACCAGGCCGACAAGAGCGGCAACGGCCCGCTGTTCTGGGCGGCGGGGCAGGGCGACCCGGCCGTGATCGACCTGCTGGTCAAGGGCGGCGCCCGGATCGACCAGGAGAACCGGCAGGGCGCCACCCCGCTGATGGAGGCGGCCCGCACCGGCAAGCTGGAGGCGGTCCAGAGGCTGCTGGCCGCCGGGGCGACGGTGGACCAGGCGGATTTCACCGGGCGCAGCGCGCTCGACTGGGCGCAGGACGGACGCAGCCAGCGGGTCATCGCGGCGCTGCGTCAGGCCGGCGCCCGCTGA
- a CDS encoding cobalamin biosynthesis protein CobD/CbiB, whose amino-acid sequence MPFPIFGPMPGGAESLLLLPIALALAALAGDWPVVDGVLGLPRRLALGSAGWFDRRLNRLNRSPRTRLVRGLLVTALFALLAVAAGLALAVGLRFLPYGYAVELALVAGALQVRPPWNRLRTTMRALEWKGLPAGRDAVRDLTDRHTLTLDEHGVVRVAVEGAARALDGGVVAPAVWYAVAGLPGILLWTAVDALDRAIGDRGPRHDRFGLATARLHAALGWVPTRLTGVLLVLACPFVPRTRTGEAARTLAAAAPAPVAAIAGALDLSLGGPRREGEVMVRAPWIGEGRARAVPADIRPALALYAVACLLLAGLAAAAAAALHYF is encoded by the coding sequence ATGCCTTTCCCGATCTTCGGCCCGATGCCCGGCGGCGCCGAGTCGCTGCTCCTGCTGCCGATCGCCCTGGCGCTCGCGGCGCTGGCCGGCGACTGGCCGGTGGTGGACGGGGTGCTCGGCCTGCCCCGAAGGCTGGCCCTGGGGTCGGCCGGCTGGTTCGACCGGCGGCTCAACCGGCTCAACCGAAGCCCCCGGACCCGCCTCGTCCGCGGCCTGCTGGTCACCGCCCTGTTCGCCCTACTGGCCGTCGCCGCCGGGCTGGCCCTGGCGGTGGGGCTCCGTTTCCTGCCCTACGGCTACGCGGTGGAGCTGGCGCTGGTCGCCGGCGCGCTCCAGGTCCGGCCGCCGTGGAACCGGCTGCGCACCACCATGCGGGCGCTGGAATGGAAAGGGCTGCCGGCGGGGCGGGACGCCGTCCGCGACCTGACCGACCGCCACACCCTCACCCTGGACGAGCACGGCGTCGTGCGCGTCGCGGTCGAGGGGGCGGCCCGGGCGCTCGACGGCGGGGTGGTGGCGCCCGCCGTCTGGTACGCGGTGGCGGGCCTTCCCGGCATCCTGCTGTGGACGGCGGTGGACGCCCTCGATCGGGCGATCGGCGACCGGGGACCGCGGCACGACCGGTTCGGGCTGGCGACGGCGCGCCTGCACGCGGCGCTGGGCTGGGTTCCGACCCGCCTGACCGGGGTGCTGCTGGTGCTGGCCTGTCCCTTCGTTCCCCGGACCCGGACCGGCGAGGCGGCCCGCACCCTCGCCGCCGCCGCGCCGGCCCCGGTCGCCGCGATCGCCGGCGCGCTGGACCTCTCCCTCGGCGGCCCCCGTAGGGAGGGGGAGGTGATGGTCCGCGCCCCCTGGATCGGCGAGGGCCGCGCCCGCGCCGTCCCGGCCGACATCAGGCCGGCCCTGGCCCTCTACGCCGTCGCCTGCCTCCTGCTGGCCGGTCTAGCCGCGGCCGCCGCCGCCGCGCTGCATTACTTCTGA
- a CDS encoding histidine phosphatase family protein — translation MSGPAPDKVTRWWLVRHAPVINPEGRIHGQLDVAADCGDVPAFESLARLLPSGAVRMVTTLSRTYRTAEAVWGAGTELVVEAGLLEQDFGAWQGFSHDELAAMDDGGRIARFWEAPATTRPPGGESFEQVVARVALALERYSESHAGRDIVAVCHAGAIRAALAVALGIPPAAALAFQVDPLSVTRIDHIPLDGAKPAWRIVGVNRPPF, via the coding sequence ATGAGCGGCCCGGCCCCGGACAAAGTTACGCGATGGTGGCTGGTGCGGCATGCCCCGGTAATCAACCCGGAAGGCAGGATCCACGGCCAGCTCGACGTGGCGGCGGACTGCGGCGACGTCCCCGCGTTCGAGTCGCTTGCCCGGCTTCTGCCGTCCGGCGCGGTGCGGATGGTGACGACGCTGTCCCGCACCTATCGCACCGCCGAGGCGGTCTGGGGGGCCGGGACGGAGCTGGTCGTCGAGGCGGGGCTGCTTGAACAGGATTTCGGCGCGTGGCAGGGGTTCAGCCATGACGAGCTGGCCGCCATGGACGACGGCGGGCGGATCGCCCGGTTCTGGGAGGCCCCCGCGACCACCCGGCCGCCGGGCGGCGAGAGTTTCGAGCAGGTGGTCGCCCGGGTCGCCCTGGCGCTGGAGCGTTACTCGGAATCCCATGCCGGTCGGGATATCGTGGCGGTCTGCCACGCCGGCGCGATCAGGGCTGCGCTGGCGGTGGCGCTGGGGATCCCCCCCGCGGCGGCGCTAGCATTCCAGGTCGATCCCCTGTCGGTGACCCGGATCGACCACATCCCGCTGGACGGGGCGAAGCCCGCCTGGCGGATCGTCGGCGTCAACCGGCCGCCCTTCTAG
- the cobS gene encoding adenosylcobinamide-GDP ribazoletransferase gives MSKSSQTKASARLGDEIAAAAIFLTRLPVRFDGPMPADLHGRALGWYPVVGAGLGLAAGAVYAVATLLGLTSTAAALLALGVQVMVTGALHEDGLADVADGFGGGRDKMAKLAIMRDSRLGSYGVLALLFSLGLRWSALAALADPLAVAAALIGAGALSRAMVPAVYGYLDPARTDGLAAELGAPPGTRIAMALALGICLAGLALGPVALPVLAAAIVAALAIAELARAQIGGHTGDVLGACQQAVEIAVLLVLATMMLP, from the coding sequence ATGTCCAAGAGTTCCCAAACCAAGGCGTCCGCCCGGCTGGGCGACGAGATCGCCGCCGCCGCGATCTTCCTGACCCGGCTGCCGGTCCGGTTCGACGGCCCCATGCCCGCGGACCTGCACGGGCGGGCGCTGGGCTGGTATCCCGTGGTCGGGGCGGGACTCGGGCTGGCCGCCGGCGCCGTCTACGCGGTCGCCACGCTGCTGGGCCTGACCTCCACGGCCGCGGCACTGCTGGCCCTGGGGGTGCAGGTGATGGTGACGGGAGCGCTGCACGAGGACGGGCTGGCCGACGTGGCCGACGGCTTCGGCGGGGGGCGCGACAAAATGGCCAAGCTGGCCATCATGCGCGACAGCCGCCTGGGCAGCTACGGCGTGCTGGCGCTGCTGTTCTCGCTCGGGCTGCGCTGGTCGGCGCTGGCGGCGCTGGCCGACCCGCTGGCCGTCGCGGCGGCGCTGATCGGGGCCGGCGCGCTGTCGCGGGCGATGGTGCCGGCCGTCTACGGCTATCTCGACCCGGCCCGGACGGACGGGCTGGCGGCGGAACTGGGAGCGCCGCCGGGAACCCGGATCGCCATGGCCCTGGCGCTCGGGATCTGCCTGGCGGGGCTGGCCCTGGGACCGGTGGCGCTGCCGGTGCTGGCGGCGGCGATCGTCGCGGCGCTGGCGATCGCCGAACTGGCGCGGGCGCAGATCGGCGGCCATACCGGCGACGTGCTGGGCGCCTGCCAGCAGGCGGTGGAGATCGCCGTGCTTCTGGTCCTGGCGACGATGATGCTGCCATGA
- the cobT gene encoding nicotinate-nucleotide--dimethylbenzimidazole phosphoribosyltransferase — protein MANPQPAVTFDEIRALIRDLPGPDLEAGTAALARQNQLTKPRGSLGRLEELAQWMATWQGKHPPELRRPRVSVFAGNHGIAARGVSAYPAEVTAQMVQNFIDGGGAVNQLSEVADADLRVYELDLDRPTRDFTTGPAMTEEGCARAMAYGMMAVEQGLHLICLGEMGIANTTSAAALCTALFGGDPADWVGPGTGVDATGLALKVETVEAGLAANPGASSDPLEALRCLGGFELAAIAGAVAAARLARTPVVLDGYACTAAAAVLAKLDPRALDHCLIAHRSAEPGHALLIEKLGKQPLFDFGMRLGEGSGAALAIPILKAAVECHTGMATFAEAGVSGQSSGPSGGQASGQVH, from the coding sequence ATGGCCAATCCGCAACCCGCCGTCACCTTCGACGAGATCCGCGCCCTGATCCGCGACCTGCCGGGCCCCGACCTGGAAGCGGGCACGGCGGCGCTGGCGCGGCAGAACCAGCTCACCAAGCCGCGCGGATCGCTCGGCCGGCTGGAGGAGCTCGCCCAATGGATGGCGACGTGGCAGGGCAAGCATCCGCCCGAGCTGCGCCGGCCCCGGGTCAGCGTCTTCGCCGGCAACCACGGCATCGCGGCGCGCGGCGTCTCGGCCTATCCGGCGGAGGTCACCGCCCAGATGGTGCAGAACTTCATCGACGGCGGCGGCGCCGTGAACCAGCTGTCCGAGGTGGCCGACGCCGACCTGCGGGTCTACGAGCTGGACCTGGACCGCCCGACCCGGGACTTCACCACCGGCCCCGCCATGACGGAGGAAGGCTGCGCCCGCGCCATGGCCTACGGCATGATGGCGGTGGAGCAGGGGCTCCACCTGATCTGCCTGGGCGAGATGGGCATCGCCAACACCACCTCCGCCGCAGCGCTGTGCACCGCGCTGTTCGGCGGCGATCCGGCCGACTGGGTCGGCCCCGGCACCGGGGTGGACGCCACCGGCCTGGCGCTCAAGGTCGAGACCGTGGAAGCCGGCCTCGCCGCCAATCCCGGCGCCTCGTCCGACCCGCTGGAGGCGCTGCGCTGCCTGGGCGGCTTCGAGCTGGCCGCCATCGCCGGCGCCGTCGCCGCGGCCCGGCTGGCCCGCACGCCGGTGGTGCTGGACGGCTACGCCTGCACCGCGGCAGCGGCCGTCCTGGCGAAGCTGGACCCGCGCGCCCTCGACCATTGCCTGATCGCCCACCGCTCGGCCGAGCCGGGCCACGCCCTGCTGATCGAGAAGCTGGGCAAGCAGCCCCTGTTCGACTTCGGCATGCGCCTGGGCGAGGGCTCCGGCGCCGCCCTGGCGATCCCGATCCTGAAGGCCGCGGTCGAGTGCCATACCGGCATGGCCACCTTCGCCGAGGCCGGCGTCAGCGGCCAGTCGTCGGGGCCGTCGGGCGGCCAAGCCTCCGGTCAGGTCCACTGA
- a CDS encoding DUF2141 domain-containing protein, with the protein MARAAVLAILPVFLGAACLWAGSASASELRVTVRGVPSADGDVKVGLYATPEAFEKRERTFGEAAPAREGDVVVVFRDLTPGRYGIAAIHDLNGNGKLDSNLLGVPTEPFGFGNDAKVNFAPPDFADMAVTVGAGTVETAVTLRR; encoded by the coding sequence ATGGCGAGGGCCGCCGTGCTGGCGATCCTGCCCGTCTTCCTGGGGGCCGCATGCCTGTGGGCCGGAAGCGCGTCCGCTTCCGAGCTGCGGGTCACGGTCCGCGGCGTTCCGTCCGCCGACGGCGACGTCAAGGTCGGGCTCTACGCCACGCCGGAAGCCTTCGAGAAGCGGGAGCGGACCTTCGGGGAGGCGGCTCCCGCCCGGGAGGGCGACGTGGTGGTGGTGTTCCGCGACCTGACGCCGGGCCGCTACGGCATCGCCGCGATCCACGACCTCAACGGCAACGGCAAGCTCGACTCGAACCTGCTCGGCGTCCCGACCGAGCCCTTCGGTTTCGGCAACGACGCGAAGGTGAACTTCGCGCCGCCCGACTTCGCCGACATGGCCGTCACGGTGGGCGCCGGGACCGTGGAGACGGCGGTCACGCTGCGCCGCTGA
- a CDS encoding methyl-accepting chemotaxis protein, protein MKNWTLRARMRTALATLALLVIALGIFSLDRMAVVDEQSSLIAHTWMPRANLLNAANTATSDYRIAEATHILSTTDDAMAQAERDLERIRKDIDQRFDSYLKSDLHPEERALINDVVEEWREYLDKSREMITISRRNENEAAARQFMSTKATFDDFSEGLLKLVTLDTRFGEEASEEGDAIYAFSRAVVVSILVLVIAALAGVVLFFEKAVAAAMVRITGTMTRLAADDLSVEVAGRERGDEIGAMAKAVQVFKENAEQRRLLEARQREEQAARQKRMETIDRLIAGFDSSMGNILRTVSSAATELDSTAQSMAAIAEETSRQAGASAAAAEQTSANVQTVAAAAEEMAGSLQEISRQVSRSTGIANQAVAEAEQTNATIQGLAEAANRIGEVVDLIADIASQTNLLALNATIEAARAGESGKGFAVVASEVKSLATRTGKATEEISAQISSMQAATGGAVGAIRDIGTTIGSINEITTAISAAVEEQTAATSEISRNVTQAAAGTQEVSSNIVQVTEASGQTGTAATQVQSAAGELSQQSELLRAEVERFLAGIRAA, encoded by the coding sequence ATGAAAAACTGGACCTTGCGCGCGCGGATGCGCACTGCCCTCGCGACCCTCGCGCTGCTCGTCATTGCGCTGGGAATTTTCTCCCTGGACCGGATGGCGGTGGTGGACGAGCAGTCGTCACTGATCGCCCACACCTGGATGCCGCGAGCCAACCTGCTGAACGCGGCCAACACGGCGACCTCCGACTACCGCATCGCCGAGGCGACGCACATCCTCTCGACCACCGACGATGCCATGGCGCAGGCCGAGCGCGACCTGGAGCGGATCAGGAAGGACATCGACCAGCGGTTCGACAGCTACCTCAAGTCCGACCTGCATCCCGAGGAGCGCGCGCTCATCAACGATGTGGTCGAGGAATGGCGGGAATACCTGGACAAGAGCCGGGAGATGATCACGATATCCCGGCGGAACGAGAACGAGGCGGCCGCCCGACAATTCATGTCGACCAAGGCCACCTTCGACGACTTCTCGGAGGGTCTCCTGAAGCTGGTGACGCTCGACACCCGGTTCGGGGAAGAGGCGAGTGAGGAAGGCGACGCCATCTACGCCTTCTCCCGCGCCGTCGTGGTGTCGATCCTGGTGCTGGTGATCGCCGCCCTGGCCGGCGTCGTCCTGTTCTTCGAGAAGGCGGTCGCCGCCGCCATGGTCCGCATCACCGGGACCATGACCCGGCTGGCCGCCGACGACCTCTCGGTCGAGGTCGCCGGACGCGAGCGCGGCGACGAGATCGGCGCCATGGCCAAGGCCGTGCAGGTCTTCAAGGAGAATGCCGAACAGCGGCGCCTGCTGGAGGCCCGCCAGCGCGAGGAGCAGGCAGCCCGGCAGAAGCGGATGGAGACGATCGATCGGCTGATCGCCGGGTTCGACAGCTCCATGGGCAATATCCTGAGGACCGTTTCGTCCGCCGCGACCGAACTGGACAGCACGGCGCAGAGCATGGCTGCCATCGCCGAGGAGACCAGCCGCCAGGCCGGCGCGTCCGCCGCCGCGGCCGAGCAGACCTCCGCCAACGTCCAGACCGTCGCGGCGGCGGCCGAGGAAATGGCCGGATCGCTGCAGGAGATTTCCCGCCAGGTGTCCCGGTCCACCGGCATCGCCAACCAGGCGGTCGCCGAGGCGGAGCAGACCAATGCGACCATCCAGGGGCTGGCGGAAGCCGCCAACCGGATCGGCGAGGTGGTCGACCTGATCGCCGACATCGCGAGCCAGACCAACCTGCTGGCGCTGAACGCGACGATCGAGGCGGCGAGAGCCGGCGAATCGGGCAAGGGCTTCGCGGTGGTGGCGTCCGAGGTCAAGAGCCTGGCGACCCGCACGGGCAAGGCGACGGAGGAGATCTCCGCCCAGATATCGTCGATGCAGGCGGCCACCGGCGGCGCCGTCGGCGCGATCCGGGACATCGGCACGACCATCGGCTCGATCAACGAGATCACCACCGCGATCTCGGCCGCGGTCGAGGAGCAGACCGCCGCGACCTCCGAGATCTCCCGCAACGTCACCCAGGCCGCGGCCGGCACCCAGGAGGTATCGTCCAACATCGTCCAGGTGACCGAGGCGTCCGGCCAGACCGGGACCGCGGCGACCCAGGTCCAGAGCGCCGCCGGGGAACTGTCGCAGCAGTCGGAACTGCTCCGGGCCGAGGTCGAGCGGTTCCTGGCCGGCATCCGCGCGGCGTAA
- the gcvA gene encoding transcriptional regulator GcvA: MSRRLPPLNSLRAFEAAARHLSFTVASEELHVTQGAVSRAVKGLEDHLGVTLFQRLPRALALTDEGKVLLAGVTEGLDRIAQAAARVEARAHDLQVKVPPTFTIRWLMRRLIRFQTSRPDIRVRLNTGWEWVDFDRDDFDAGIVFGVGPWPGLRADPLFEERLTALCAPSLLGRLKAPADLAGLTILHPDPHQSEWRAWLELAGMPDLDVDRNCQIFDTQDLAIQAAADGHGVTVADLSLVQDDIAAGRLAVPFPGLEARLGSYQLVSPKHLADRPALAAFRDWLLEEARGA; encoded by the coding sequence ATGTCGCGCCGCCTTCCGCCGCTGAACTCGCTGCGCGCCTTCGAGGCCGCCGCCCGCCATCTCAGCTTCACCGTGGCCTCGGAAGAGCTGCACGTGACCCAGGGCGCGGTCAGCCGGGCGGTCAAGGGGCTGGAGGACCATCTGGGCGTGACGCTGTTCCAGCGCCTGCCGCGCGCCCTGGCGCTGACCGACGAGGGCAAGGTGCTGCTGGCGGGGGTGACGGAGGGTCTGGACCGGATCGCCCAGGCCGCGGCGCGGGTCGAGGCGCGGGCCCATGACCTTCAGGTCAAGGTGCCGCCGACCTTCACGATCCGCTGGCTGATGCGCCGCCTGATCCGGTTCCAGACCAGCCGTCCCGATATCCGGGTCAGGCTGAACACCGGCTGGGAATGGGTCGATTTCGACCGGGACGACTTCGACGCCGGGATCGTGTTCGGGGTCGGCCCCTGGCCGGGGCTGCGCGCCGACCCGCTGTTCGAGGAACGGCTGACCGCCCTGTGCGCGCCGTCCCTGCTCGGCCGGCTGAAGGCTCCCGCCGACCTCGCGGGCCTCACGATCCTGCATCCCGACCCGCACCAGAGCGAATGGCGCGCCTGGCTGGAACTGGCGGGGATGCCCGACCTGGACGTGGACCGCAACTGCCAGATCTTCGACACCCAGGACCTGGCGATCCAGGCCGCGGCCGACGGGCATGGCGTGACGGTGGCCGACCTGTCGCTGGTCCAGGACGACATCGCGGCCGGCCGGCTCGCGGTTCCCTTTCCCGGTCTGGAGGCGCGGCTCGGCAGCTACCAGCTCGTCAGCCCGAAGCACCTGGCCGACCGCCCGGCGCTGGCGGCATTCCGCGACTGGCTGCTCGAAGAGGCCCGCGGGGCCTGA
- a CDS encoding DUF1127 domain-containing protein, with product MIRTQTRHASALPVAIPAVPLARIAELPALWRRRALTRRDLARMDRHLLSDIGLTEQQALAEVSKPFWQE from the coding sequence ATGATCAGAACTCAAACCAGGCATGCGTCGGCGCTGCCCGTCGCGATCCCCGCCGTCCCGCTGGCCCGCATCGCGGAACTGCCGGCCCTGTGGCGCCGCCGCGCGCTGACCCGCCGCGACCTGGCCCGCATGGACCGCCACCTGCTGTCCGACATCGGCCTGACCGAGCAGCAGGCCCTGGCGGAGGTCTCCAAGCCGTTCTGGCAGGAGTGA
- a CDS encoding ABC transporter permease, whose protein sequence is MGGSARRIAAMVLRYWYLLRGSWPRLLELAYWPTVQMIMWGFISQFMATNSTWVAQAAGVLIAAVLLWDVLFRGQLGVSVSFLEEMWSRNLGHLFVSPLRPGEWVAALMAMSLIRTLLGTVPAGLLAIPIFGYSIFDMGLPLVGFFANLIVMGWWLGLLIVALILRHGLGAESLAWVAVFLLAPVSAVYYPVEVLPGWLQAVAWALPSAHVFEGMRALMFENATRWDHLAWAVGLNAAYMAAAAFVFLHYFKVARVRGSLLQTGE, encoded by the coding sequence ATGGGAGGCTCCGCCCGCCGGATCGCGGCGATGGTGCTGCGCTACTGGTACCTGCTGCGCGGGTCGTGGCCGCGCCTGCTGGAACTGGCCTACTGGCCGACCGTGCAGATGATCATGTGGGGCTTCATCAGCCAGTTCATGGCGACCAACAGCACCTGGGTGGCCCAGGCCGCGGGCGTGCTGATCGCGGCGGTGCTGCTGTGGGACGTGCTGTTCCGCGGCCAGCTCGGCGTGTCGGTGTCGTTCCTGGAGGAGATGTGGTCGCGCAACCTGGGCCACCTGTTCGTCAGCCCCCTGCGGCCGGGCGAATGGGTGGCGGCGCTGATGGCCATGAGCCTGATCCGCACGCTGCTGGGCACCGTGCCCGCCGGACTCCTGGCGATCCCGATCTTCGGATACTCGATCTTCGACATGGGCCTGCCCCTGGTCGGGTTCTTCGCCAACCTGATCGTCATGGGCTGGTGGCTCGGGCTGCTGATCGTGGCGCTGATCCTGCGCCACGGCCTGGGCGCCGAGAGCCTTGCCTGGGTCGCGGTCTTCCTGCTGGCGCCGGTCAGCGCCGTCTATTACCCGGTCGAGGTTCTGCCCGGCTGGCTCCAGGCGGTGGCCTGGGCGCTGCCCTCCGCCCACGTCTTCGAAGGCATGAGGGCGCTGATGTTCGAGAACGCGACTCGCTGGGACCATCTGGCCTGGGCGGTCGGGCTGAACGCCGCCTACATGGCCGCGGCTGCGTTCGTCTTCCTGCACTATTTCAAGGTCGCCCGGGTGCGCGGCTCGCTGCTCCAGACCGGGGAGTGA
- a CDS encoding ABC transporter ATP-binding protein produces the protein MSQPVIKVDHLTKRFDATTAVDGISFAVPAGTVAGLLGGNGAGKTTTISMLLGLLLPTSGTIEVLGEDMLRHRHRVLPRMNFSSPYVDLPHRLTVAENLTVYGHLYGLSGVRRRVAEIAEALDIARFLKKPTGQLSAGQKTRVALAKALLNRPDVLLLDEPTASLDPDTADWIRTYLETYRRETGATILLASHNMLEVERLCGLVLMMRGGTIVDRGAPADLLERYGRDTLEDVFLDIARDRRSGTVADAAE, from the coding sequence ATGTCCCAGCCTGTCATCAAAGTCGATCACCTGACCAAGCGGTTCGATGCCACCACGGCGGTCGACGGCATCAGCTTCGCCGTGCCGGCCGGCACCGTCGCCGGGCTGCTCGGCGGCAACGGCGCCGGCAAGACCACCACCATCTCCATGCTGCTGGGCCTGCTTCTGCCCACGTCGGGCACCATCGAGGTGCTGGGCGAGGACATGCTGCGCCACCGCCACCGGGTGCTGCCGCGGATGAACTTCTCGTCGCCCTATGTCGACTTGCCGCACCGCCTGACCGTCGCCGAGAACCTGACCGTGTACGGCCATCTTTACGGCCTGTCCGGCGTCCGGCGCCGGGTCGCGGAGATCGCCGAGGCGCTCGACATCGCGCGCTTCCTGAAGAAGCCGACGGGGCAGCTCTCCGCCGGGCAGAAGACCCGCGTGGCGCTCGCCAAGGCCCTGCTCAACCGGCCGGACGTGCTGCTGCTGGACGAGCCGACGGCCTCGCTCGACCCCGACACGGCCGACTGGATCCGGACCTACCTGGAGACCTACCGAAGGGAGACCGGCGCCACGATCCTGCTGGCGTCGCACAACATGCTGGAGGTCGAGCGGCTGTGCGGCCTGGTGCTGATGATGCGCGGCGGCACCATCGTCGACCGGGGCGCCCCGGCGGACCTGCTGGAACGCTACGGCCGCGACACGCTGGAGGACGTCTTCCTCGACATCGCGCGCGACCGCCGCTCCGGCACCGTCGCGGACGCGGCGGAGTGA